The region AAGTTAGTAAAATAGTTAATTTGTCAGATGATATTTCGTTAAATTTGGCAACTTCAGATGTAAGAATAGAAGCTCCTATCCCAGGTAAGGCTGCAGTAGGAATAGAAGTTCCAAATAAAAATAAGATGGTTGTTAGTCTCAAAGAGATGCTGTTATCACAGGAATATAACGAAATAAAATCAAAGGTACCTTTTGCTTTGGGAAAAAACATAGCTGGTAAACCTATAGTTACTTCAATAGAAAAAATGCCACATCTATTGATTGCTGGTGCAACAGGTTCAGGAAAGAGTGTTTGTATTAATACTATTATTATGAGTATATTATTTAAATCAAATCCAGAGGAAGTTAAACTTATTTTGATTGATCCTAAAGTAGTGGAATTAAATGTCTATAATGATATACCACATTTATTAATACCAGTTGTTACAGATGCAAAAAAGGCTCAAGGTTCACTTTATTGGGCAGTAGAAGAAATGAATAGAAGATATAAACTATTTGCTAAAAATAGTGTTAGAGATATTAAAAGCTATAATCAAAAATTTAAAAATGATGAATCTAAAGAGAAATTGCCTTTAATAATAATAATAATTGATGAATTAGCTGATTTAATGATGGTGGCGGCTCAAGAGATAGAAGATTATATTTGTAGATTAGCACAAATGGCTAGAGCTGCAGGTATGCATTTAATAGTGGCTACACAAAGGCCATCTGTTGATGTAATAACAGGAACTATAAAGGCAAATATTCCATCAAGGATTTCCTTTGCTGTAACTTCTCAGATTGATTCAAGAACTATATTAGACATGAGTGGTGCTGAAAAACTATTAGGACAAGGAGATATGCTTTTCTTCCCATCTGATATACCCAAGCCAGTGAGGATACAAGGTGCTTTTATAGATGATGAAGAAGTTGAAGAAGTAGTAACCTTTCTAAAAAGTCAAACAGTTGTAGAATACGATGAAGAACTACTAGAATCTATTAAAAATAATGAGGTTCAAATAGATGACAATGTTGACGAATTGCTTCCAGATGCTATTAATCTAGTTATTGATGAAGGACAGGCTTCAATATCCCTATTACAGAGAAGATTGCGTGTAGGATATGCAAGAGCAGCAAGAATGGTTGATCAAATGGAGGAAAGAGGAATAGTCGGAGGTTATGAAGGAAGTAAGCCTAGAAAAGTATTAGTAGACAAAGATGATATTAAACAGTAATAAGAGGTGAAAAATGTGGTGAAAAAAAATGTTGCAATAGTAACTTTAGGTTGCTCAAAAAATGAAATTGACTCTGATTTAATGATGGGTTTATTAAAGAAAAGTAATTACGATATTACAACACATTTAGATGAAGCGGACATAATAATTGTAAATACATGTGGCTTTATTGATGATGCAAAAGAAGAATCCATAGAGATTATATGGGAAATGTCAAAATATAAAACTTATGGCAAATGCAAGTATCTTATATTAGCAGGTTGCTTAGCACAAAGATATGCAAATGAACTAATGGAAGAAATAGAAGAAGTTGATGGTATAATTGGGACAGGAGATATTTCTGAAGTTGTGAATATTATAGATAAGCTTAAACAAAATAACAAAATAATTAAAACTGAAAATATTAATAATGATTATATTGAAATGGTAGAAAGAACTAATTATAATTATTCAGCTTATGTAAAAATTTCAGAAGGTTGTAATAATAGATGTTCTTATTGCATAATACCAACATTAAGAGGTAAATATAGAAGCAGACGAATGGAGAATATTGTTAACGAAGTCAAGCAATTGGTAAAAAATGGTGTTAAAGAAATAATATTGATTGCTCAAAATACTACAGATTATGGCATAGATTTGTATGGAGAATATAAACTTGCTGAATTATTAAATGAATTAAATAAAATCCAAGACTTAGAATGGATCAGAATATTATATATGTACCCAGACCATTTTACAGATGAACTAGTTAAGGTTATTAAGGAAAATAAAAAAGTTGTAAAATACGTAGATATACCTATTCAACATATAAATGATGATATTTTAAGCAAAATGAATAGAAAAACTAATAAAGAACAAATTACAAATCTTATTAAAAAATTAAGAAGAGAAATACCTGATATAATTATTAGAACAACAATTATTGTTGGATTTCCAGGAGAAAATGAAGAACATTTCAATGAATTATATGATTATGTAAGAGACATAAGGTTTGATAGGCTTGGAGTATTTACTTATTCTCAAGAAGAAGGAACAGTAGCATATAATTATGAAGGACAGGTAAATGAAGAAATAAAACAATCAAGAAGAAATAAATTAATGGAGTTACAGCAAAAGATATCTTTAGAAGAAAATCGAAAGAAAATAGGTAATGTTTATAAAGTTTTAATTGAAGAGTGTTTAGATGACGATTTTTACTCAGGAAGAACATATGGAGATAGTCCAGAAATTGATGGAGTAGTTTTCTTTAAAAGTCAAAACAAAATAAGTATTGGTAGTTTTGTTTTGATAAAGGTAGAAGATTGCTTAGAATATGATTTGATGGGGGAGATTGTTAATGAATACAGCGAATAAGTTAACTATTTTCAGAATTTTTTTAGTACCAGTGTTTATGATATTTTTATTATCAGATATCAATAACGGTCAATATATTGCAGCAGCTATATTTATTATAGCTTCACTTACAGATACATTAGATGGTCATATAGCAAGGAGCAGAAATCAAATAACTAATTTTGGGAAATTTATGGACCCACTTGCAGATAAAATACTTGTTTCAGCTGCTTTGATTTCATTGATTGAATTAGGAAAAGTACCAGCATGGGTAGTAGTTGTTATCATAGCTAGAGAATTTGCTATTACAGGATTAAGAGTTTTGGCTGCTTCAGCTGGAATTACTATTGCAGCTAGTAAATTAGGTAAAATCAAAACAATTACTCAATTAATAGCTATTATCGCATTACTTTTAAATAATTGGCCTTTTAAATATGTCAATTTTCCTTTTGATAAAATTATGATTTATGTATCTGTTTTTACCACTATAATATCTGGAATAGATTATATATATAAAAATAGGCAGGTACTGTATTCAGATTCAAATAAATAGGAGATGATTTTATGAAGGCTGAGATTATTTCTGTAGGAACTGAGTTGTTGTTAGGAAATACTATAAACACTGATGCACAATTTTTATCTCAAAGATGTGCAGATTTAGGAATAGATGTCTATTATCATACTGTTGTAGGTGATAATATAGAACGAATAAAAGAAGTTACTGAAATTGCAATTAATAGATCAAATTTAATTATTTTTACTGGTGGCCTTGGACCTACAAGTGATGATATTACTAAAGAAGTAGTTTCGGAACTTCTAAATATTCAATTGGAATTGAATCAATTCTATTTAAAGGAAATAGAAAAATACTTTAAAAACATTAACAAGCAGATGACAGAAAATAATATCAAACAAGCTTATCTACCGAAAGGAAGCATTGTTTTAAAAAATGATGTTGGTACAGCACCAGGTGCTTTTTTATCTAGCAATGGAGTGAAGGTCATATTTTTACCTGGCCCACCTATAGAGTTAAAAACAATGTTTAATAGATATGTTGTTCCACTATTAGATAATGAATATATTATAAAATCAAAAGTAATAAAAACTATTGGAATAGGTGAATCACAGATAGATGATATGTTAGATAGCTTAATTAAAATACAAACTAATCCTACTATTGCAACCTATGCAAAAGAAGGGCAAGTAGATATTAGAATTACTGCAAAAGGGAAAGATGAAGATAATATTGATTTGTTAATAGATGAATTAACTAATAAGGTAAGTAAAATAATAGGAGATTATATATATAGTTATAATAATGAATCAGTTGAAGAGGTTTTTTATAGTTTATTGAAGAAGAAAAGCATGAAAGTAGCATTTTGTGAATCGTGCACAGGGGGATTAATTACAAGTCGATTTACAAGAATTCCAGGTGTTTCAGAGGTATTTGATAGAGGATTAGTTACTTATAGCAATGAAGCTAAAATTAATGAATTAGGAGTTAAAGAAGAAACTTTAAAAACATACGGGGCAGTCAGTCAGCAAACAGCAATTGAAATGGTAGAAGGATTGTTTAAAAAATCAAATGTAGATATTGCTATATCGACTACTGGAATAGCTGGTCCTTCTAGCGATGACAAGAATAAACCAATAGGGCTGGTTTATATTGGCGTAGCTGATAAAGATAAGTCATTTGCAATAGAATGTCATTTTTCAGGGAACAGAGAATCCATTCAAAAAAAAGCTACCAATTATGCATTTAATGAAGGACGCAAATTTTTATTAAGATAATCATTGACTATATGTTTTAAATAGTGTAAAATGATTACAAGAGAACTAACGTTCGAAAATGAAAGGTGGTGTATCCAGTTTAACTGGGGAAAATATGGCTGATTTAAATGATAAGAAAAAAGCTTTAGATGTTGCTATTAATCAAATAGAGAAACAATTTGGCAAAGGTTCTATTATGAGATTAGGCGAGAATGCAAAAATGAATATTGATGTTATTCCTACAGGCTCGTTAGATTTAGATTTAGCTTTGGGAATAGGAGGCCTTCCAAGAGGTAGAGTAATAGAAATATTTGGGCCAGAATCTTCTGGTAAAACAACTGTTGCATTACATGCTGTAGCTGAAGCACAAAAATCTGGTGGAATTGCAGCTTTTATTGATGCGGAGCATGCATTGGACCCTTCCTATGCTCAAAAATTAGGTGTAAATATTGATGATCTTATTGTTTCTCAACCTGATACAGGAGAACAAGGTTTAGAAATTGCTGAAGCTTTGGTTAGAAGTGGTGCTGTTGATATTGTTGTTGTCGACTCAGTAGCTGCCTTGGTTCCAAAAGCAGAAATAGAAGGAGATATGGGAGATAGTCATGTAGGGTTACAAGCTAGACTTATGTCACAAGCATTGAGAAAATTGACGGGTTCTATAAGTAAGTCTCAAACTATAATAATATTTATAAATCAATTGAGGGAAAAAGTTGGAGTTATGTTTGGAAATCCTGAAACTACAACAGGAGGTAGAGCCTTAAAATTTTATTCTTCTGTAAGATTAGATGTAAGAAGAATTGATTCTATTAAACAAGGTGATAATGTCATTGGTAATCGTACAAGGGTTAGAGTTGTTAAAAACAAAGTAGCTCCACCTTTTAAACAAGCTGAATTTGATATTATGTATGGTGAAGGAATATCTAAAGAAGGAAATATACTAGATGTAGGTGCAAATTCAGATATTGTTACAAAATCAGGTGCTTGGTATAGCTACGGCGAATATAAATTGGGACAAGGTAGAGAAAATGCAAAAGACTTTTTAAAGGAAAATCCTGAAGTTACAAAAGAAATTGAAACTAAGATTAGAGAAAAGTATGGACTCATTGAACAAAAATTAGATGAAACTATTGAAAGTGAAGATAAATCCAAAGAGTAAAACCTCCTTATTTAATTAAGGAGGTTTTACAATCAAGGAGTGTTGCTAATTGAAAATTTTATTTTTTACAGATACTCATATAAGGGGTACTACTCCTAAAAATAGAAAAGATAATTTAATGGATACATTAGAAAACAAGTTAAAAGAAATTGTAAGGCTATCAAAAGAATATAGTGTTGATTATATTTTTCATGGTGGAGATTTGTTTGATCGTCCTGATATATCTATATCTATAGTAAGTAGATTCATATCAATTCTCAATAGTTTTGAAGCTCCATTTTATATAATATGTGGAAATCATGATATATATGGTCACAATCCAGATACCGTTAATAGGACTATGCTGGGCTTGTTTGATGAAATAGGTCTTATCCATTTGATAAAAGAAAGTGAAGTAATATTTTTAGAAAAAGATAATATAATAGTTCAATTGACAGGACAACCCTATACTTATAATCTAGATGATAAAATGTATAGGGATAAATATATTGTTAATTATGTTGATGGAAAAGCTAAATATTCTATTCATATGGTTCATGGTATGTTGCTAGACAAACCTTTCATAAAAGGTATTCCTTATACCTTAGTAGATGAGATAAAAGAAACAAAAGCAGATATTACCCTTTCTGGTCACTATCATTCAGGTTTTGGTATATTAAAAGATAATCATAAATATTTTGTTAATCCAGGTAGTACAATCCGTATAACAAATAGTTTAAGAGAAATCGAAAGAATTCCACAAGTAGTACTTATTGAGTTAAATGATAGTATAAATATTGAGCTTATTCCACTTAGTACAGCACTACCAGGAGAAGAAGTTCTTGATAGGAAGGAAATAGAAACCTTTATATTCAAGAGTGAAAGATTAGCTCAGTTTAAACAAACAGTTGACAATACAACAAATTTTGATAAGTTAGATGTAAATGAAATATTATTAGAAGTTTCTAAGGCTGAAGGGGTTTCAGAAGAAGTTAAAGTTGAAGCATTGAGAAGAATTGCACTTTCTCAAATGAAGAGAGCAGGAGATGATTGATCCAAATGAAGTATATAAAAAAAGTAATTCTTGAAAACTTTCAATCTCATAAGAGTTCTGAATTAGAATTTGATAACAGTTTAAATGTTATAGTGGGTCCTTCTGATCAAGGAAAAAGCGCTATAATACGTGGTATTAAGTGGGCTCTTTTTAATGAACCTTCAGGAGATTATTTTATAAGAGAAGGCGAAAAGGATTGTAGTGTTACTGTTGTTTTTAATGACAATACTGCTATTAAAAGATATAGAAGTAAATCAAAAAACTTATATTATTTATATGATGCTGAAGGAAAAGAAACAATATTTGAAGGTTTTGGTACCAATGTACCTATTGAAATATTAGATAAAATAAACATAAAAAAAATCTATCTAGATGGGAAACAATCTAGTTCTATTAATATAAGTGATCAACTTGAAGGACCTTTTTTATTGTCTGATAAAACTGCAACAAGAGCAAATGCTATTGGTAGGTTAGTAGGAGTACATTTTGTAGATGATGCAGTTTCTGATACTTTAAAAGATATGCGAAGTTTAAATATGTTAAAAAGAAATACAGAAGAACAATTAAATATACAGATAGATGAATTGAATAAATACAGTTATTTAAAGGAATTAGAACAAACTATTGAGCATTTAGATAATATTAAGAATAAAATTAAAAAATTAGAATGTAAAGTTGAGAAATTAAAAACTCTTTCTAATAAACTTAATCTAATAAATAAAAGTATTGAGGAAGCAAATAAAATAATTACTGAATTTGGTAAAATTGAGTATATCAGCGATATTATTGAAGAATTGAATTTTAAAATAAAAATATATATATTTATTGATAATAGATCAAAGACATTATTTAATGTTGATAAAAATATTAAATATAATGAAAATGTAATTAGAAAAATCAAGGATTTAGATAGAGTTAATAAATGCATAAATCTACTTGAACAAAAAGTAGATAAAAGTATAAAATTAAAAAAAATACAGTCTAATAAAAAATATATTGATGAAAATTTACAATATAACAAACAAGTTTTAAATAAAATGAAATTTCTACAATTAGTGGATAAAGATATAGGAAGTATTGATAATAAATGCAAAAGATTAATTTCTTTAAATTCATTAAGAAAAAGCAAAATTGAAGTAGATAATAGAATTATTTATGGAAGTAACTACTTAGATAGATTTTCTAAAATAGATAATATTGATTCTAAGGTAATATTATTAGATGAAAGTAATATTATCTTAAATAAGTTAATTATATTAAGATATAAGAAGGATGAATTATTAAGTGAAATGAAAAAGGCAACAAAAACACTTTTGAAAAGCGAGGAAGAGACAGAACTTTTACTTTTAGAGTATAAAAAACTTTTATCACAATTTGAAGTTTGTCCATTATGTTTAAGCAAAATAGATCAAAGTACTATTCAAAAAATTGTAGATACTTATAAGTAGGAGGGTTTAACATGAATGATTATGAAAAAGAATTGAATATGTTAAAAGATAATCTCGAGAAGGCAAAATCTCTCAAATATAAAGCTGAAGCTCGATTAGAGCAACTGAATAAACAACAGGAAGAAATCATTAAAGAATTACAAGATTTGGGTGTAAATCCTGATGATTTGGACAAGGAAATTGAAAAACTAACTACTGAGATTGAAGAACTATTTAAAGAATCAAATGAGTTATTACCTAAAGATATTTTAGAAAAGAAGTGATTAATTATGATTGATAGTTATATTGAATTAGATAATCAAATTAATAAATTAAAGGATTATTTATCAAGAGAAAGCGGAAAGAGAGATAAAATATTAGAATTAATAGAAGCTAATAAAAAAAAGATATCCAAAATAAATTCAGATATTGAATTGTTAGAAAAGGTAAACATATTACTTCAAAGAACTTCAGAATATGGAAGAGAGCAAGCTAAAAAGCAAATAGAGATAATAGTTACTAATTGTCTTCAGTATGTATTTGACTCCAATGTAGAGTTTAAAATAGAAATTGAAGAGTTATATGGGAAACCTAATGCTGAATTTTATGTGATTACTAAGGTAGAAGACGAAGTGATAAAAACTAAACCTGAGTTATCAAGGGGTGGAGGAGTAGTCGATATTATTTCATTAGCTCTTAGAACTTCATTTCTGCAAATTCACAAACCATTAATTGAAGGGCCACTTATATTAGATGAACCAGCAAAACATGTAAGTGAAGAATATATATTTAATGTAGCAGATTTTTTAAAAAGGATATCAGAAATGTTTGATAGACAAGTAATAATGGTTACACATAACAATCATTTGTCTTCTATAAGCACTAATGCATACAGAGTACATTTAGAGGGAACACAAAGCGTTGTGGAGAGAGTTACTCCAAATTAATGACTTGACATATTTAGTTAAAAGTAATAGAATTAAATCGTATGTAGTGTATATAAAGAGTATAGTGTAGACTCTATAAGCCGAGACTACTCGGTTTATATTTTTACCATTATCCAGAATATGTAATATGAAACTTGAAAAGTAAATAGAAAGTGAGGTGCTTTGTTATCGAAGTTGTAATTGGAGTTATAAGTGCTGCTATTGGAATCATCATTGGATTTTATATAAGAAAAACAATTGGTGAAGGAAAAATTAATAATGCTGAGAAAGTAGCAGAAAAAATCATTGAAGATGCAAAAAGAAATTCAGAAACATTAAAGAAAGAAGTGCTTCTTGAAGCAAAAGAAGAAGTTCATAAGATGAGAACAGATATTGAAAGAGAAAGTCGTGAAAGAAGAAATGAACTACAAAAACTAGAAAGAAGATTAGTTCATAAGGAAGAAACTATAGATAGAAAAAGTGAGTCTATAGAAAAAAAAGAAGATTTAGTTGTCAAGAAAGCAAATGAATTAGATGAAAAAGAAGTTTTGCTTAATGAGTTGTATGAAAGACAGGTAGACGAGCTAGAAAGACTATCTGGATTGACTTCAGATGAAGCTAAGGAGTTATTATTAAATGATGTTAGGAAAGAAATAATCCATGAATCAGCTATTATGGTTAAGGAAATGGAAAACAAAGCAAAGGAAGAAGCAGAAAAGAAAGCACGTGAAATTATATCCATAGCAATTCAAAAATGTGCTGCTGATCATGTAACTGAGAGTACAGTTACGGTAGTGCCATTACCAAATGACGAGATGAAAGGTAGAATAATAGGAAGAGAAGGCAGGAATATAAGAACATTAGAAACTTTAACAGGTATTGACTTGATTATAGACGATACGCCAGAAGCTGTAGTATTATCTGGTTTTGATCCTATTAGAAGAGAAGTTGCAAGAATAGCCTTAGAAAAACTGATTGTTGATGGAAGAATACATCCAGCAAGAATTGAAGAAATGGTAGAAAAAGCAAAGAAGGATGTTGAAAATATCATAAGAGAAGAAGGAGAGCAAGCAGCATTTGAAACTGGTGTTCATGGTTTACACCCTGAAATTATAAAACTTTTAGGAAGATTAAAATATAGAACTAGTTATGGACAAAATGTTTTAAGACATTCTATTGAAGTTTCTCACTTAGCAGGTGTAATAGCAGCAGAATTAGGAGCAGATATAAAGATTGCTAAAAGGGCCGGTCTTCTTCATGATATTGGAAAGTCTGTAGATCATGAAATTGAAGGTCCACATGTAACGATTGGTGTAGATTTAGCAAAAAGATATAAAGAATCAAAAGAAGTATTACATGCTATTGAAGCTCATCATGGAGATGTAGAACCAGTTACTGTAGAAGCTGTATTAGTTCAAGCTGCTGATGCCATATCAGCTGCTAGGCCGGGTGCAAGAAGAGAAACATTAGAAGCTTATATTAAGAGATTAGAAAAGCTAGAAGAGATAGCGAACTCATTTGATGGAATAGAAAAGTCATATGCAATCCAAGCAGGTCGTGAGATTAGAATAATGGTTAAACCAGAAGTAATTAACGATGATGAAATTGTTCATACAGCAAGAGATATCGTTAAAAGAATTGAAGCTGAACTTGATTATCCAGGGCAAATTAAAGTAAATGTTATAAGAGAAACTAGAGCAATTGAATATGCTAAATAGTATTAATTATTTTATTTTTTAAGTAAATATTTTATAAATAAAAGAGGATTTCTCTATTATTTGTAGAATATAAAAGATAAACTAAATAATAGAAATAAAATAAGTAGAGGGGGCTATTTTAATGGATGTATTAAAAGTATCAGCAAAATCAAGTCCAAATTCTGTTGCAGGGGCACTAGCTGGAGTATTAAGAGAAAAAGGTGCTGCTGAAATTCAAGCTATAGGAGCTGGAGCTCTTAATCAAGCAGTTAAGGCAGTTGCTATTGCAAGAGGGTTTGTTGCACCAAGTGGAATTGATCTTATTTGTATACCTGCTTTCACCGATATTGAGATTGATGGTGAAGAAAGAACAGCTATTAAACTTATTGTAGAACCTAGATAGTAATTAAAAACCTGCCATATAGGCAGGTTTTTTCATAAAAAGGAGTTGTTTTGTAAAAATATTAAACTTTTTAATAAAAAAAGAGGACTTTATTAAAATTTGTAGAATATATATTATATAGTAATTTATTTGAAATTTTTAAA is a window of Anaerosalibacter sp. Marseille-P3206 DNA encoding:
- the pgsA gene encoding CDP-diacylglycerol--glycerol-3-phosphate 3-phosphatidyltransferase, which encodes MNTANKLTIFRIFLVPVFMIFLLSDINNGQYIAAAIFIIASLTDTLDGHIARSRNQITNFGKFMDPLADKILVSAALISLIELGKVPAWVVVVIIAREFAITGLRVLAASAGITIAASKLGKIKTITQLIAIIALLLNNWPFKYVNFPFDKIMIYVSVFTTIISGIDYIYKNRQVLYSDSNK
- a CDS encoding AAA family ATPase — protein: MKYIKKVILENFQSHKSSELEFDNSLNVIVGPSDQGKSAIIRGIKWALFNEPSGDYFIREGEKDCSVTVVFNDNTAIKRYRSKSKNLYYLYDAEGKETIFEGFGTNVPIEILDKINIKKIYLDGKQSSSINISDQLEGPFLLSDKTATRANAIGRLVGVHFVDDAVSDTLKDMRSLNMLKRNTEEQLNIQIDELNKYSYLKELEQTIEHLDNIKNKIKKLECKVEKLKTLSNKLNLINKSIEEANKIITEFGKIEYISDIIEELNFKIKIYIFIDNRSKTLFNVDKNIKYNENVIRKIKDLDRVNKCINLLEQKVDKSIKLKKIQSNKKYIDENLQYNKQVLNKMKFLQLVDKDIGSIDNKCKRLISLNSLRKSKIEVDNRIIYGSNYLDRFSKIDNIDSKVILLDESNIILNKLIILRYKKDELLSEMKKATKTLLKSEEETELLLLEYKKLLSQFEVCPLCLSKIDQSTIQKIVDTYK
- a CDS encoding metallophosphoesterase family protein; translated protein: MKILFFTDTHIRGTTPKNRKDNLMDTLENKLKEIVRLSKEYSVDYIFHGGDLFDRPDISISIVSRFISILNSFEAPFYIICGNHDIYGHNPDTVNRTMLGLFDEIGLIHLIKESEVIFLEKDNIIVQLTGQPYTYNLDDKMYRDKYIVNYVDGKAKYSIHMVHGMLLDKPFIKGIPYTLVDEIKETKADITLSGHYHSGFGILKDNHKYFVNPGSTIRITNSLREIERIPQVVLIELNDSINIELIPLSTALPGEEVLDRKEIETFIFKSERLAQFKQTVDNTTNFDKLDVNEILLEVSKAEGVSEEVKVEALRRIALSQMKRAGDD
- the rny gene encoding ribonuclease Y — translated: MRCFVIEVVIGVISAAIGIIIGFYIRKTIGEGKINNAEKVAEKIIEDAKRNSETLKKEVLLEAKEEVHKMRTDIERESRERRNELQKLERRLVHKEETIDRKSESIEKKEDLVVKKANELDEKEVLLNELYERQVDELERLSGLTSDEAKELLLNDVRKEIIHESAIMVKEMENKAKEEAEKKAREIISIAIQKCAADHVTESTVTVVPLPNDEMKGRIIGREGRNIRTLETLTGIDLIIDDTPEAVVLSGFDPIRREVARIALEKLIVDGRIHPARIEEMVEKAKKDVENIIREEGEQAAFETGVHGLHPEIIKLLGRLKYRTSYGQNVLRHSIEVSHLAGVIAAELGADIKIAKRAGLLHDIGKSVDHEIEGPHVTIGVDLAKRYKESKEVLHAIEAHHGDVEPVTVEAVLVQAADAISAARPGARRETLEAYIKRLEKLEEIANSFDGIEKSYAIQAGREIRIMVKPEVINDDEIVHTARDIVKRIEAELDYPGQIKVNVIRETRAIEYAK
- a CDS encoding competence/damage-inducible protein A, which translates into the protein MKAEIISVGTELLLGNTINTDAQFLSQRCADLGIDVYYHTVVGDNIERIKEVTEIAINRSNLIIFTGGLGPTSDDITKEVVSELLNIQLELNQFYLKEIEKYFKNINKQMTENNIKQAYLPKGSIVLKNDVGTAPGAFLSSNGVKVIFLPGPPIELKTMFNRYVVPLLDNEYIIKSKVIKTIGIGESQIDDMLDSLIKIQTNPTIATYAKEGQVDIRITAKGKDEDNIDLLIDELTNKVSKIIGDYIYSYNNESVEEVFYSLLKKKSMKVAFCESCTGGLITSRFTRIPGVSEVFDRGLVTYSNEAKINELGVKEETLKTYGAVSQQTAIEMVEGLFKKSNVDIAISTTGIAGPSSDDKNKPIGLVYIGVADKDKSFAIECHFSGNRESIQKKATNYAFNEGRKFLLR
- the rimO gene encoding 30S ribosomal protein S12 methylthiotransferase RimO, whose product is MVKKNVAIVTLGCSKNEIDSDLMMGLLKKSNYDITTHLDEADIIIVNTCGFIDDAKEESIEIIWEMSKYKTYGKCKYLILAGCLAQRYANELMEEIEEVDGIIGTGDISEVVNIIDKLKQNNKIIKTENINNDYIEMVERTNYNYSAYVKISEGCNNRCSYCIIPTLRGKYRSRRMENIVNEVKQLVKNGVKEIILIAQNTTDYGIDLYGEYKLAELLNELNKIQDLEWIRILYMYPDHFTDELVKVIKENKKVVKYVDIPIQHINDDILSKMNRKTNKEQITNLIKKLRREIPDIIIRTTIIVGFPGENEEHFNELYDYVRDIRFDRLGVFTYSQEEGTVAYNYEGQVNEEIKQSRRNKLMELQQKISLEENRKKIGNVYKVLIEECLDDDFYSGRTYGDSPEIDGVVFFKSQNKISIGSFVLIKVEDCLEYDLMGEIVNEYSE
- the recA gene encoding recombinase RecA, with the protein product MADLNDKKKALDVAINQIEKQFGKGSIMRLGENAKMNIDVIPTGSLDLDLALGIGGLPRGRVIEIFGPESSGKTTVALHAVAEAQKSGGIAAFIDAEHALDPSYAQKLGVNIDDLIVSQPDTGEQGLEIAEALVRSGAVDIVVVDSVAALVPKAEIEGDMGDSHVGLQARLMSQALRKLTGSISKSQTIIIFINQLREKVGVMFGNPETTTGGRALKFYSSVRLDVRRIDSIKQGDNVIGNRTRVRVVKNKVAPPFKQAEFDIMYGEGISKEGNILDVGANSDIVTKSGAWYSYGEYKLGQGRENAKDFLKENPEVTKEIETKIREKYGLIEQKLDETIESEDKSKE
- a CDS encoding ATPase — protein: MIDSYIELDNQINKLKDYLSRESGKRDKILELIEANKKKISKINSDIELLEKVNILLQRTSEYGREQAKKQIEIIVTNCLQYVFDSNVEFKIEIEELYGKPNAEFYVITKVEDEVIKTKPELSRGGGVVDIISLALRTSFLQIHKPLIEGPLILDEPAKHVSEEYIFNVADFLKRISEMFDRQVIMVTHNNHLSSISTNAYRVHLEGTQSVVERVTPN
- a CDS encoding DNA translocase FtsK translates to MKNKSKKRNKTKNSKKNINKDILGIIIVSIGILSLLSLFSNKTGVVGNLLKNVFLTLMGFAGYIFPLIIIFIGFCFILTTADVENNRKSIYLLLIFLCFIIILDIKLLKNDSFTERINLAFSYSQKGLGGGLIGGFLGFVFFKLFGTLGSYIILSIVIFVNFLLITEIKLKDLFSKQKTKPKLKSIKINNYNKNEEIKKSERIVDSLEDKNQNIKILDYSKRQTVETQDNYKDINFKPNVNLDNYQFPSTDLLKDRFDKIGLDDKKEILTNAKKIEETMKNFGVDANIIQISKGPTITCYELQPAPGVKVSKIVNLSDDISLNLATSDVRIEAPIPGKAAVGIEVPNKNKMVVSLKEMLLSQEYNEIKSKVPFALGKNIAGKPIVTSIEKMPHLLIAGATGSGKSVCINTIIMSILFKSNPEEVKLILIDPKVVELNVYNDIPHLLIPVVTDAKKAQGSLYWAVEEMNRRYKLFAKNSVRDIKSYNQKFKNDESKEKLPLIIIIIDELADLMMVAAQEIEDYICRLAQMARAAGMHLIVATQRPSVDVITGTIKANIPSRISFAVTSQIDSRTILDMSGAEKLLGQGDMLFFPSDIPKPVRIQGAFIDDEEVEEVVTFLKSQTVVEYDEELLESIKNNEVQIDDNVDELLPDAINLVIDEGQASISLLQRRLRVGYARAARMVDQMEERGIVGGYEGSKPRKVLVDKDDIKQ
- the spoVS gene encoding stage V sporulation protein SpoVS produces the protein MDVLKVSAKSSPNSVAGALAGVLREKGAAEIQAIGAGALNQAVKAVAIARGFVAPSGIDLICIPAFTDIEIDGEERTAIKLIVEPR